Proteins found in one Lycium ferocissimum isolate CSIRO_LF1 chromosome 6, AGI_CSIRO_Lferr_CH_V1, whole genome shotgun sequence genomic segment:
- the LOC132060145 gene encoding TGACG-sequence-specific DNA-binding protein TGA-1A isoform X2 — MNSSTYTQFVASGRMGICDPMHQMGMWDDFNSSCPNTAATMIFEVEKCLEDQIPMMDKRLDNETEDTSHGTVGPSSRYEAETSKPIEKVLRRLAQNREAARKSRLRKKAYVQQLENSKLKLIQLEQELDRARKQGLYVGGGLDASQLSYSGAASSGTAAFDTDYGHWVEEQNRQTNDLRNALHSQIGEAELRIIVDGCLNHYFDLFRVKATAAKADVLYIMSGMWKTSAERFFMWIGGFRPSELLKVLTPHLELLTEQQLREVCNLTQSCQQAEDALSQGMVKLHQILAEAVAAGRLGEGNYSLPQMGPAIEKLEALVRQIIFAKKHSNRCPAS; from the exons ATGAATTCTTCAACATACACTCAGTTCGTTGCCTCAGGAAGGATGGGTATATGCGATCCGATGCATCAAATGGGCATGTGGGATGATTTCAATAGTAGTTGCCCTAATACAGCGGCAACCATGATTTTTGAAGTTGAGAAATGCCTGGAGGACCAGATACCGATGATGGATAAAAGACTAGACAATGag ACAGAAGATACTTCGCATGGAACAGTAGGGCCTTCTAGTAGATATGAAGCCGAAACAAGTAAACCGATCGAGAAG GTACTTAGACGTCTTGCACAAAACCGTGAGGCTGCTCGTAAAAGCCGTTTGCGGAAGAAG GCCTATGTTCAGCAGTTAGAAAATAGTAAATTGAAGCTGATTCAATTGGAACAAGAACTAGACCGGGCCAGAAAACAG GGTCTGTATGTAGGTGGCGGTTTAGATGCTAGCCAGCTAAGTTACTCTGGAGCTGCTAGCTCAG GAACTGCTGCATTTGACACGGATTATGGTCACTGGGTGGAAGAGCAAAATAGACAAACAAATGATTTACGGAATGCTCTGCATTCTCAAATTGGTGAAGCGGAATTGCGCATTATTGTTGACGGTTGCCTGAACCACTACTTTGATCTCTTTCGCGTGAAAGCTACGGCTGCTAAAGCTGATGTCCTATATATCATGTCTGGCATGTGGAAGACATCAGCAGAACGCTTTTTTATGTGGATTGGGGGGTTTCGGCCATCCGAGCTTCTAAAG GTTCTCACACCACATCTCGAACTCTTGACAGAACAACAACTTCGGGAGGTTTGTAACCTCACCCAATCGTGTCAGCAAGCAGAAGATGCCTTGTCGCAAGGAATGGTAAAACTCCATCAGATTCTTGCTGAGGCCGTTGCAGCTGGCCGACTAGGTGAAGGAAATTACTCTCTTCCGCAGATGGGGCCTGCCATCGAAAAGCTGGAAGCTCTTGTTAG GCAGATCATCTTCGCCAAGAAACACTCCAACAGATGTCCCGCATCCTGA
- the LOC132060145 gene encoding TGACG-sequence-specific DNA-binding protein TGA-1A isoform X3, whose amino-acid sequence MSFAASCFQVLRRLAQNREAARKSRLRKKAYVQQLENSKLKLIQLEQELDRARKQGLYVGGGLDASQLSYSGAASSGTAAFDTDYGHWVEEQNRQTNDLRNALHSQIGEAELRIIVDGCLNHYFDLFRVKATAAKADVLYIMSGMWKTSAERFFMWIGGFRPSELLKVLTPHLELLTEQQLREVCNLTQSCQQAEDALSQGMVKLHQILAEAVAAGRLGEGNYSLPQMGPAIEKLEALVRFVNQADHLRQETLQQMSRILNTHQAAQGLLALGEYFERLRVLSSHWAARLREPA is encoded by the exons ATGTCTTTTGCGGCTTCATGCTTTCAG GTACTTAGACGTCTTGCACAAAACCGTGAGGCTGCTCGTAAAAGCCGTTTGCGGAAGAAG GCCTATGTTCAGCAGTTAGAAAATAGTAAATTGAAGCTGATTCAATTGGAACAAGAACTAGACCGGGCCAGAAAACAG GGTCTGTATGTAGGTGGCGGTTTAGATGCTAGCCAGCTAAGTTACTCTGGAGCTGCTAGCTCAG GAACTGCTGCATTTGACACGGATTATGGTCACTGGGTGGAAGAGCAAAATAGACAAACAAATGATTTACGGAATGCTCTGCATTCTCAAATTGGTGAAGCGGAATTGCGCATTATTGTTGACGGTTGCCTGAACCACTACTTTGATCTCTTTCGCGTGAAAGCTACGGCTGCTAAAGCTGATGTCCTATATATCATGTCTGGCATGTGGAAGACATCAGCAGAACGCTTTTTTATGTGGATTGGGGGGTTTCGGCCATCCGAGCTTCTAAAG GTTCTCACACCACATCTCGAACTCTTGACAGAACAACAACTTCGGGAGGTTTGTAACCTCACCCAATCGTGTCAGCAAGCAGAAGATGCCTTGTCGCAAGGAATGGTAAAACTCCATCAGATTCTTGCTGAGGCCGTTGCAGCTGGCCGACTAGGTGAAGGAAATTACTCTCTTCCGCAGATGGGGCCTGCCATCGAAAAGCTGGAAGCTCTTGTTAGGTTCGTAAATCAG GCAGATCATCTTCGCCAAGAAACACTCCAACAGATGTCCCGCATCCTGAATACGCACCAAGCAGCTCAGGGCTTACTTGCCTTGGGTGAGTACTTCGAACGACTTCGCGTTTTAAGCTCACACTGGGCTGCTCGTCTTCGTGAGCCTGCATAA
- the LOC132060145 gene encoding TGACG-sequence-specific DNA-binding protein TGA-1A isoform X1, which produces MNSSTYTQFVASGRMGICDPMHQMGMWDDFNSSCPNTAATMIFEVEKCLEDQIPMMDKRLDNETEDTSHGTVGPSSRYEAETSKPIEKVLRRLAQNREAARKSRLRKKAYVQQLENSKLKLIQLEQELDRARKQGLYVGGGLDASQLSYSGAASSGTAAFDTDYGHWVEEQNRQTNDLRNALHSQIGEAELRIIVDGCLNHYFDLFRVKATAAKADVLYIMSGMWKTSAERFFMWIGGFRPSELLKVLTPHLELLTEQQLREVCNLTQSCQQAEDALSQGMVKLHQILAEAVAAGRLGEGNYSLPQMGPAIEKLEALVRFVNQADHLRQETLQQMSRILNTHQAAQGLLALGEYFERLRVLSSHWAARLREPA; this is translated from the exons ATGAATTCTTCAACATACACTCAGTTCGTTGCCTCAGGAAGGATGGGTATATGCGATCCGATGCATCAAATGGGCATGTGGGATGATTTCAATAGTAGTTGCCCTAATACAGCGGCAACCATGATTTTTGAAGTTGAGAAATGCCTGGAGGACCAGATACCGATGATGGATAAAAGACTAGACAATGag ACAGAAGATACTTCGCATGGAACAGTAGGGCCTTCTAGTAGATATGAAGCCGAAACAAGTAAACCGATCGAGAAG GTACTTAGACGTCTTGCACAAAACCGTGAGGCTGCTCGTAAAAGCCGTTTGCGGAAGAAG GCCTATGTTCAGCAGTTAGAAAATAGTAAATTGAAGCTGATTCAATTGGAACAAGAACTAGACCGGGCCAGAAAACAG GGTCTGTATGTAGGTGGCGGTTTAGATGCTAGCCAGCTAAGTTACTCTGGAGCTGCTAGCTCAG GAACTGCTGCATTTGACACGGATTATGGTCACTGGGTGGAAGAGCAAAATAGACAAACAAATGATTTACGGAATGCTCTGCATTCTCAAATTGGTGAAGCGGAATTGCGCATTATTGTTGACGGTTGCCTGAACCACTACTTTGATCTCTTTCGCGTGAAAGCTACGGCTGCTAAAGCTGATGTCCTATATATCATGTCTGGCATGTGGAAGACATCAGCAGAACGCTTTTTTATGTGGATTGGGGGGTTTCGGCCATCCGAGCTTCTAAAG GTTCTCACACCACATCTCGAACTCTTGACAGAACAACAACTTCGGGAGGTTTGTAACCTCACCCAATCGTGTCAGCAAGCAGAAGATGCCTTGTCGCAAGGAATGGTAAAACTCCATCAGATTCTTGCTGAGGCCGTTGCAGCTGGCCGACTAGGTGAAGGAAATTACTCTCTTCCGCAGATGGGGCCTGCCATCGAAAAGCTGGAAGCTCTTGTTAGGTTCGTAAATCAG GCAGATCATCTTCGCCAAGAAACACTCCAACAGATGTCCCGCATCCTGAATACGCACCAAGCAGCTCAGGGCTTACTTGCCTTGGGTGAGTACTTCGAACGACTTCGCGTTTTAAGCTCACACTGGGCTGCTCGTCTTCGTGAGCCTGCATAA